One window of Quercus robur chromosome 12, dhQueRobu3.1, whole genome shotgun sequence genomic DNA carries:
- the LOC126709855 gene encoding remorin-like, with protein sequence MGEEVPLKVDQEPAPVEEKEKEEEDEELARNGVAEGKVVIPPPPDQNKNAPPVHEIEGKFVIPPPPDQNKTAPPVKEKIADPAVEESSEGAIDRDAVLAQVTTEKRLALIKAWEESEKTKVENKAYKNLSAVGSWENSKKVSVEAQLKQIEEKFDKKKVEYAEQMKNKIAELHKAAEERRATIEAKRREDFLKVEEMAKKFRSNGYTPKKFLGCFSF encoded by the exons ATGGGAGAGGAGGTGCCCCTCAAAGTTGATCAAGAGCCTGCACCtgttgaagaaaaagaaaaggaagaagaggatgaggAGCTAGCTCGAAATGGTGTAGCTGAAGGGAAGGTTGTGATCCCACCTCCTCCTGATCAGAACAAGAACGCTCCTCCAGTTCATGAGA TTGAAGGGAAATTTGTGATCCCACCTCCTCCTGATCAGAACAAGACCGCTCCTCCAGTTAAGGAGA AAATAGCAGATCCTGCTGTTGAGGAAAGTTCGGAGGGTGCAATTGATAGAG ATGCAGTGCTTGCACAGGTGACAACTGAGAAAAGGTTGGCTTTAATTAAAGCATGGGAAGAGAGCGAAAAAACGAAAGTAGAGAATAA GGCTTATAAAAATCTGTCTGCCGTTGGATCATGGGAAAATAGCAAGAAAGTATCTGTAGAAGCACAATTGAAGCAGATTGAG gaaaaattcGATAAAAAGAAGGTAGAATATGCTgagcaaatgaaaaacaaaattgctgAGCTCCACAAGGCAGCAGAAGAAAGGAGGGCGACAATCGAAGCCAAACGAAGAGAAGATTTCCTTAAGGTAGAGGAGATGGCTAAAAAGTTCCGCTCTAATGGATATACACCAAAGAAATTTCTTGGATGCTTCAGCTTTTAA